The following is a genomic window from Micromonospora cathayae.
CATCGGCGTGGTCATCGCGATCATCGGCGTCTTCATCACCCGGCTGCGCGCCACCGACCGGTCCGGCCTGACCGCGATCAACCGGGCCTTCTACCTCTCCGCGCTGATCTCCGCGGTGCTGGTGGCGATCGCCGCCTTCGCGTACCTGCCGGCGAGCTTCGCCGACCTCGACGGCGGCCTCACCGACGTGGACCGCAACCCGCGCCTGGTCGCCATCGGCGCGGTGATCATCGGTATCGTGCTGGCCGCCGCCATCCAGGCGCTCACCGGCTACTTCACCGAGACCGACAAGCGCCCGGTGCAGGACATCGGCAAGAGCTCGCAGACCGGCCCGGCCACCGTCATCCTCGCCGGCATCAGCGTCGGCCTGGAGTCGGCGGTCTACTCGGCGCTGCTGATCGGGGCCGGCGTGTTCGGCGCGTTCCTGCTCGGCGGCAGCTCGATCACCCTGTCCCTGTTCGCCGTCGCGCTGGCCGGCACCGGCCTGCTCACCACGGTCGGCGTGATCGTGGCGATGGACACCTTCGGCCCGATCTCCGACAACGCGCAGGGCGTGGCCGAGATGTCCGGCGACATCGACGAGCACGGCGCGCAAACCCTCACCGAGCTGGACGCGGTCGGCAACACCACCAAGGCGATCACCAAGGGCATCGCGATCGCCACGGCGGTGCTGGCCGCCACCGCACTGTTCGGCTCGTACACCGACACGCTGCGCACCGCGTACGCCGACGCCGGCGTCGGGGACGTCGGCGCGGAGATCCTCAACTCGCTCAACGTCGCCAACCCGCGCAACCTGGTCGGCCTCATCATCGGCGCTGCGGTGGTCTTCCTCTTCTCCGGTCTGGCCATCAACGCGGTGTCCCGCTCGGCCGGCGCGGTGGTGATGGAGGTCCGCCGGCAGTTCCGTGAGCTGCCCGGCATCATGGACCGCACCCAGCGTCCCGAGTACGGCAAGGTCGTCGACATCTGCACCCGGGACGCCCAGCGCGAGCTGATCACCCCCGGCCTGCTCGCCATCCTCGCCCCGATCGCGGTCGGTTTCGGCCTCGGGCCGGGCGCACTGGCGTCGTACCTGGCCGGAGCGATCGGCGCCGGCACGCTGATGGCGGTCTTCCTGTCCAACTCCGGTGGGGCCTGGGACAACGCCAAGAAGATGGTCGAGGACGGCGCGTACGGCGGCAAGGGCTCCGAGGCGCACGCCGCCACGGTCATCGGCGACACCGTCGGCGACCCGTTCAAGGACACCGCCGGCCCGGCGATCAACCCGCTGATCAAGGTGATGAACCTGGTCTCGCTGCTGATCGCGCCGGCCGTGGTGGCCTGGAGCGTCGGCGACGACCGGAACACCGCCCTGCGGGTCACGGTCGCGGTGGTGGCGACGTTGATCATCGTCGCGGCGGTGATGTTCAGCAAGCGCAAGGGCGTCGCGATGTCCGACTCCGACTCCGACACCGACGGCGGGACCGTCGCCGGCAACCCGGGCACCCGGGCGGAGACGGTCGGCGCCTGAGCCGTACCAGGATCGGGTCGTCCCCGGCCGGCGGGTCCACGCCGGCCGGGGACCTCCGTCCACTGCGGGGCCGGGCCGCCGCCGGGCCCCGGACCAGGGCATCGACGGCGGGGTGGCGCATTACCACCGAGGCCGTACGCTGCAACGCATGCGTACGTGCCGGGCGGCAACCGCCGGAAAGCTCACGGTGGTCCTGGCCACGGTCGTCCTGCTCGCCGGCGCGTGCGGCGGTGGTCCCAGCCCTCGGGTGTGGGCGGCGGCGGTCTGCGAGGCGCTCACCCCGTGGCGGGCGGAGATCAGCAAGCTGACCAGCAGCACCCAGCAGCAGATGACCGCGCAGACCACTCCGGCCCAGGCCAAGGAGAACCTGGTCCGGCTGTTCGCCGGGGCCGAGAAGGCCAGCGAGAGCGCCCGCAGGCGGGTCGAGCAGGCCGGGGTGCCGGACACCGAGCACGGTGAGCAGGTCTCGGCCGGTTTCCTCAGCTCGCTGGAGAAGGTCCGGGACGCCTACGGCCGGGCGCGGCGCACCATCGCCGGTCTCGGCACCGGCACGCCGACCGAGTTCTACGACGGGGTCCGGGGCGCGGTCGAGACCCTCAACAAGGAGTACGACGCGAGTGCGCTGGACACCAGCAAACTCAACTCGGAAGAACTCAAAGAGGCCTTCGACGAGGTCCCGGAGTGTCGCTGACGCCAGCCGAGCCGCCGCCTGTCGCCGAGCCACCACGCCCGGCCGGGTCGCCGTCTGCTGCCGGGCCGTCGCCGGTGGCCGACCTCCCGTCGCCTGCCGGGCCGTCGCCTGCCGCCGGGCCCCCGTCGGCTGTCGTCGGGCCGTCGCCCAGCGCCGGGCCGTCGCCGCCGTCCGGCGGGCCGGTGCGCCAGCTCTCCCTCTTCGGTACCGAGGCAGCCGACCCGTCCCCGGCGGACCTGGCCGGTCTGCTCGTCGGGCCGGGTGAGATCGTCCGGATGGGCGGCACGGCCCGCCTGTCGATCATGGTGGACGCCGCCTGGCGGGTGCACGTGCTCGTCGCCGAACTGGCGACCCGGGGGCTGGCGGCGAACTGGGAGGCGACCCCTGACGGTCGACACCTGGTACGTACCTCGTACACCAGCGCGCTGGCCCCGCTCGCGGTCGCCTGGCTGCGCGGACAGCCGGAGCAGGCCGGTGACCGCACCGGGGTCGGGCCGGCACCGGTGAAGCGGCCCCCGCCCGGCTTCCACCTCAACGGCCGCCGGCTGCGGCTCTGGCTCGCCGCCGCGGGTGTTGCCGAACCGTCCGGTCACCTGCTCCGGCTCGGCCCGGACGACGGGCCGTGCCACGGTCCGGCGGGTGCGGCGCTGGCCGCCGTCGGGCTGACCGCGGCGTTCCTGGACGTCGGTGCGGGCGGTCCGGCGTACCGGATCACCGGCCGGCGTCGCCTCGCCCGCCTCGCCGAACTGGTCGGCGACCGGCCGGCGGCGGCCCCGTCGACGCAGTGGCCGTCCGGGGTATCCTGATCACTCCCTGCTTGCCGTGACTCAGTGTGACCGATCGCCCGCAGAAAGTGCGAACCGGACCGTACGGTACTCCGGTTCCCCGCCCTCGTGGGCGACTGCCGGGTGTCCTCCGGACGGTCTGGCCTGCTGTCGGGTAGGGGACCGAAGGGTGCCGAACGGCGCTCGGGACCGGCCGGTCAGGTGGTCGCCCGCGAGCCGACGTTCGACACAGTGGCCCGCCCGAGGGCCGATCGTCGGTGTACGGTGACGCCGTCCGGCAGATGCGTCCACGCGGCGTCGGGCGGCGACCGCCGTCGTGGGCGGGTTCCCGCCCACGAAACCCCGAACGCGGACGGCGCGTTACGTTGGACATCCGGCCGCCGGCGGCGGCGGTAGTACCGCCGGTGCCGTCCGGTTGGCGGCCGGGCCACGAGCAGGAGTGAGGTCGCGGGAGACGTGCCGAGCAACGCCAAAACCACCCGTCTGGTCATCGTCGAGTCACCGGCGAAGGCCAAGACGATCTCGGGCTACCTGGGCCCGGGGTACGTCGTGGAGGCCAGCTTCGGGCACGTCCGCGACCTGCCCCGCAACGCCGCCGACGTGCCGACGAAGTACAAGGGCGAGCCGTGGGCCCGGCTCGGCGTCGACGTCGACAACGGCTTCCACGCCCTGTACGTGGTCTCCGCCGACCGGAGGCAGCAGATCACCAAGCTGACCCGGCTGGCCAAGGAGGTCGACGAGATCTTCCTGGCCACGGACGAGGACCGCGAGGGCGAGGCGATCGCCTGGCACCTGGTGGAGACCCTCAAGCCCAAGGTGCCGGTCAAGCGGATGGTCTTCCACGAGATCACCAAGCCGGCCATCCAGGCGGCGGTGGCGAACCCGCGCGAGATCGACCGGGCCCTGGTCGACGCCCAGGAGGCCCGCCGGATCCTCGACCGGCTCTACGGCTACGAGGTCTCGCCGGTGCTCTGGAAGAAGGTCATGCCGAAGCTCTCGGCGGGCCGGGTCCAGTCGGTCGCCACCCGGATCGTGGTGGAACGCGAGCGGCAGCGGATGGCGTTCCGCACCGCCGAGTACTGGGACATCCTCGCCAGCCTGTCCGTGGCGAAGCCCGGTGAGGGGCCGCGCAGCTTCTCCGCCACCCTGGTCGCGCTGAACGGCGACCGGATCGCCACCGGCAAGGACTTCGAGCCGACCACCGGCCGGGTGAAGCCCGGTGCCGGCGTGGTGCACCTCGACGAGGGTGGGGCCCGGGGGCTCGCCGCCCGCCTGGCGGGTCGGCCGTTCACGGTCACCCGGGTCGAGGAGAAGCCCTACCGGCGTCGCCCGTACGCGCCGTTCATCACCTCCACCCTCCAGCAGGAGGCGGCCCGCAAGCTCCGGTTCTCGTCCCAGCAGACGATGCGTACCGCGCAGCGGCTCTACGAGAACGGCTACATCACCTACATGCGTACCGACTCGGTGAACCTGTCGGAGACCGCCATCGCGGCGGCCCGCCGGCAGATCGTCGAGCTGTACGGCGAGCGCAGCGTGCCGCCGGAGCCGCGCCGCTACACCGGCAAGGTGAAGAACGCCCAGGAGGCGCACGAGGCGATCCGCCCGGCGGGGGACAACTTCCGTACCCCGGGGGACGTGGCCAAGGAACTGTCCGGCGACGAGTTCAAGCTCTACGAGCTGATCTGGCGGCGGACCATCGCCTCGCAGATGACCGACGCGGTCGGTTCCAGCGTGTCGGTGCGGATCCGGGCGATCTCCTCCGCCCAGGAGGAGGCCGACTTCGGGGCGACCGGCAAGACCATCACCGACCCGGGCTTCCTGCGCGCGTACGTCGAGTCGTCCGACGACGAGAACGCCGAGGCCGAGGACGCCGAGCGTCGGCTGCCCAACCTGGTCAAGGACCAGCCGTTGACCGCCGACGAGCTGGCCGCCCAGGGCCACCACACCCAGCCGCCGTCGCGCTACACCGAGGCGTCCCTGGTCAAGGCGCTGGAGGAGCTCGGCATCGGCCGCCCGTCCACCTACGCGTCGATCATGCAGACGATCCAGGACCGGGGGTACGTCACCAAGCGCGGCCAGGCGATGATCCCGTCGTTCCTGGCGTTCGCGGTGATCGGGCTGATGGAGCGGCACTACCCGCGCCTGGTCGACTACAACTTCACCGCCAGCATGGAGAACGAGCTGGACGAGATCGCCGGTGGTGACCACGCGGCGGTCGACTTCCTCACCGCGTTCTACTTCGGCAGCGCCAACGGGGCCGGTGACCAGGCCATCGCCCACGCGGGCGGGCTGAAGAAGCTGGTCACCGAGAACCTCACCGACATCGACGCGCGCAGCGTCAACTCGATCCCGCTGTTCACCGACGACGAGGGCCGCGAGGTGGTGGTCCGGGTCGGCCGGTACGGGCCGTACCTCCAGCGGGCGGTGCCGGGTGAGGCCGCGCACGAGGGCGAGGAGGGTGGTGCCCCCGGTGACCGGGCCCCGCTGCCGGAGGGGTTGGCCCCCGACGAGCTGACCCCGGAAAAGGTGCACGAGCTGTTCCTCGGCGGTGGCGGTGAGCGCAAGCTCGGCGACGACCCGGCGACCGGGGAGCCGATCCTGCTCAAGTCCGGCCGGTTCGGCCCGTACGTCTCCAGCGGGGAGCGGAAGTCGTCGCTGCTGCGCACCCAGTCACCGGACACGCTCACCTTCGACGAGGCGTTGAAGCTGCTCAGCCTGCCCCGGCTGGTCGGGGTGGCCCCCGACGGGGTGGAGGTGTTCGCCAACAACGGCCGCTACGGTCCGTACGTCAAGCGGGGTGAGGAGTTCCGTTCGCTGGACTCCGAGGAGAAGATGTTCACGGTCACCCTGGACGAGGCGTTGGCCCTGCTCGCCGCCCCGAAGACCCGCCAGCGTCGGGCCGCCGCGCCGCCGTTGCGGGAGATGGGTGCCGACCCGCTGACCGAGAAGCCGCTGGTGATCAAGGACGGTCGGTTCGGCCCGTACGTCACCGACGGCGAGACGAACGCGTCGCTGCGCCGGGGGCAGACGCCGGAGGCGCTGACCGTCGAGGAAGCCTCGGAGATGCTTGCCGAGAAGCGGGCCAAGGGTCCCGCCCCGAAGAAGGCCGCCAAGAAGGCCGCCCCGGCGAAGAAGGCCCCGGCGAAGAAGACGGCGGCTGCCAAGAAGGCCGGGGACACGAAGACCCCGGCCGCCAAGAAGACCCCGGCCAAGAAGACGCCCGCGAAGAAGACCACGGCCCCGCCGAGGAAGTCCGGCGTCAAACCGGAGTGACCGGCCCGGAGTTCCGGTGATCGTGGTGGCGAACGGCCCTCCCGGGGGCCGGTTCCCACCACGATCAGCCGAGCACGCGGGTCAGGTAGGGGTTGGTGAAGACCCGGTGGGGGTCCAGGCGGGTGCGGAGGGTCTGGAAGTCGTGGAAGCGGGGGTAGACGGGGGCGAGGGAAGCCGCGTCCCGGTAGTGCAGCTTGCCCCAGTGCGGGCGACCGCCCAACCCCTCGGCGACCGCCTCGAACGCCCGGAAGTACGGCTCGTACGGCATCCCGACGTACTGGTGCACGGCCAGGTAGACGGACTCCCGCCCGTACCCGTGCGACAGCCAGATGTCGTCCGGGGCGGTGAACCGCACCTCGACCGGGAACAGCACCTTGAACGGCAGCCCGTCGACGATCCGGCGCAGCGCGGTCAACGCCTCGCCGAGGGCGGCGCGCGGCAGGCCGTACTCCATCTCCACGAAACGGACCCGGCGCGGGGTGCAGAAGATCCGGTCCGAGCGGCCGGTGTAGCGGCGTTCGGTCAGCGCCCGCGCGCTGACCGCGGCGATCGTCGGGACCAGCCGGGGTGACGCCCGGCCGAGCCGGCAGGCCCGCTCGAAGACGGTGTTCGCCAGGAAGTCGTCGTCCAGCCAGCCCCGCCAGGGTGCCAGCGGCCGGTCGTCGTCGGCCACCCGGTCGTTGGTCTTGACCTGCACCCGGTCGGTGTACGGGAACCAGTAGAACTCGACGTGGTCGTGCCCTTCCAGCAGGGTGGGCAGGTCGGCCAGCACGTCGGCCAGCTTCGCCGGGCGTTCGTGGGCGAGCAGGGTGAAGGCGTCCACGCAGCGCAGGGTCAGCTCGGTGACGACGCCGAGCGCACCGAGCCCCACCCGGGCGGCGGCGAACACGTCCGGGTGCTCGTCGGCGGTGCAGCGCAGCACCTCCCCGGTACCGGTGACCAGCGTCAACGCCTCGACGGCGGTGGCCAGGCAGCCCAGCCGCGCGCCGGTGCCGTGGGTGCCGGTGGCGAGCGCGCCGGAGATGGTCTGCGCGTCGATGTCGCCCAGGTTGGGCAGGGCCAGGCCGTGCCCGGCGAGCAGTTCGTTGAGCGCACGCAGGGTCATCCCGGCGGGCACCGTGACCAGCCGGCGCTCCCGGTCCACCCGGACCGGCTCGGCCAGGTCGGTCAGCTCCATCCGCCGCCCGTCGGTGGCGGCGATGCCGGTGAACGAGTGGCCGCTGCCGACCGGCCTGATCCGGGCGCCGGTCTCGACGGCGGCCCGGACCGCCGAGGCCACCTCGGTGGTGTCGTGGGGCCGCAGTACCGTCTCGGCGACGCTGCGCTGGTTGCCCGCCCAGTTCGACCAGGCGGTGTCGACGGATGTCGTCCGAACCATGCCTGCCCCTCCATCCACAATCCGAACTGTTTTCATATCAGGAACGTTGTGCCTGGTAAACACCGCAATGCCGGTCCGATCGTTAGAACCGGTAGCGTCACGCTTCCG
Proteins encoded in this region:
- a CDS encoding sodium-translocating pyrophosphatase, translated to MSGILAADGGELSLTGANVSYVVIAAVIALVALVFAAALTKAVLAAGKGTTNMQEISGAVQEGASAYLLRQFRTLAVFVVVAVVLLFLLPVHDTDGSETMVKIGRSAFFVVGAGFSAFIGGAGMWLATRANLRVAAAARERQGGREAAMKIAFRTGGVVGFLTVGLGLFGAALVVLIYRGDAPTVLEGFGFGAALLAMFMRVGGGIFTKAADVGADLVGKVEQGIPEDDPRNAATIADNVGDNVGDCAGMAADLFESYAVTLVAALILGRAAFGEEGLVFPLIISTIGVVIAIIGVFITRLRATDRSGLTAINRAFYLSALISAVLVAIAAFAYLPASFADLDGGLTDVDRNPRLVAIGAVIIGIVLAAAIQALTGYFTETDKRPVQDIGKSSQTGPATVILAGISVGLESAVYSALLIGAGVFGAFLLGGSSITLSLFAVALAGTGLLTTVGVIVAMDTFGPISDNAQGVAEMSGDIDEHGAQTLTELDAVGNTTKAITKGIAIATAVLAATALFGSYTDTLRTAYADAGVGDVGAEILNSLNVANPRNLVGLIIGAAVVFLFSGLAINAVSRSAGAVVMEVRRQFRELPGIMDRTQRPEYGKVVDICTRDAQRELITPGLLAILAPIAVGFGLGPGALASYLAGAIGAGTLMAVFLSNSGGAWDNAKKMVEDGAYGGKGSEAHAATVIGDTVGDPFKDTAGPAINPLIKVMNLVSLLIAPAVVAWSVGDDRNTALRVTVAVVATLIIVAAVMFSKRKGVAMSDSDSDTDGGTVAGNPGTRAETVGA
- the topA gene encoding type I DNA topoisomerase, yielding MPSNAKTTRLVIVESPAKAKTISGYLGPGYVVEASFGHVRDLPRNAADVPTKYKGEPWARLGVDVDNGFHALYVVSADRRQQITKLTRLAKEVDEIFLATDEDREGEAIAWHLVETLKPKVPVKRMVFHEITKPAIQAAVANPREIDRALVDAQEARRILDRLYGYEVSPVLWKKVMPKLSAGRVQSVATRIVVERERQRMAFRTAEYWDILASLSVAKPGEGPRSFSATLVALNGDRIATGKDFEPTTGRVKPGAGVVHLDEGGARGLAARLAGRPFTVTRVEEKPYRRRPYAPFITSTLQQEAARKLRFSSQQTMRTAQRLYENGYITYMRTDSVNLSETAIAAARRQIVELYGERSVPPEPRRYTGKVKNAQEAHEAIRPAGDNFRTPGDVAKELSGDEFKLYELIWRRTIASQMTDAVGSSVSVRIRAISSAQEEADFGATGKTITDPGFLRAYVESSDDENAEAEDAERRLPNLVKDQPLTADELAAQGHHTQPPSRYTEASLVKALEELGIGRPSTYASIMQTIQDRGYVTKRGQAMIPSFLAFAVIGLMERHYPRLVDYNFTASMENELDEIAGGDHAAVDFLTAFYFGSANGAGDQAIAHAGGLKKLVTENLTDIDARSVNSIPLFTDDEGREVVVRVGRYGPYLQRAVPGEAAHEGEEGGAPGDRAPLPEGLAPDELTPEKVHELFLGGGGERKLGDDPATGEPILLKSGRFGPYVSSGERKSSLLRTQSPDTLTFDEALKLLSLPRLVGVAPDGVEVFANNGRYGPYVKRGEEFRSLDSEEKMFTVTLDEALALLAAPKTRQRRAAAPPLREMGADPLTEKPLVIKDGRFGPYVTDGETNASLRRGQTPEALTVEEASEMLAEKRAKGPAPKKAAKKAAPAKKAPAKKTAAAKKAGDTKTPAAKKTPAKKTPAKKTTAPPRKSGVKPE
- a CDS encoding D-arabinono-1,4-lactone oxidase, producing the protein MVRTTSVDTAWSNWAGNQRSVAETVLRPHDTTEVASAVRAAVETGARIRPVGSGHSFTGIAATDGRRMELTDLAEPVRVDRERRLVTVPAGMTLRALNELLAGHGLALPNLGDIDAQTISGALATGTHGTGARLGCLATAVEALTLVTGTGEVLRCTADEHPDVFAAARVGLGALGVVTELTLRCVDAFTLLAHERPAKLADVLADLPTLLEGHDHVEFYWFPYTDRVQVKTNDRVADDDRPLAPWRGWLDDDFLANTVFERACRLGRASPRLVPTIAAVSARALTERRYTGRSDRIFCTPRRVRFVEMEYGLPRAALGEALTALRRIVDGLPFKVLFPVEVRFTAPDDIWLSHGYGRESVYLAVHQYVGMPYEPYFRAFEAVAEGLGGRPHWGKLHYRDAASLAPVYPRFHDFQTLRTRLDPHRVFTNPYLTRVLG